In Hippoglossus stenolepis isolate QCI-W04-F060 chromosome 21, HSTE1.2, whole genome shotgun sequence, one DNA window encodes the following:
- the rbp4 gene encoding retinol-binding protein 4 has product MLLYVVAFCLLAVSWANDCQVANIQVMQNFDRTKYVGSWYAVGKKDPEGLFLLDNIVANFTITPDSKMTATALGRVIIFGHWEVCAQMFATFEETPDPAKFGMRYWGIAAALQSGNDEHWVIDTDYENYAIHYSCREVAADGTCHDSYSFIFSRHPDGLRPQDQQIVTTKKNEICLLGKYRRVSHNGYCENSENFYRQ; this is encoded by the exons ATGCTGCTGTACGTTGTGGCCTTCTGCCTCCTGGCTGTGTCCTGGGCAAACGACTGCCAGGTGGCCAACATCCAGGTCATGCAGAACTTCGACAGGACCAAG TATGTGGGGTCGTGGTACGCCGTGGGGAAGAAGGACCCAGAAGGTTTGTTCTTACTCGACAACATCGTGGCTAATTTCACCATCACACCAGACAGCAAGATGACGGCCACCGCTCTGGGCAGAGTGATCATCTTTGG CCATTGGGAAGTGTGCGCCCAGATGTTCGCCACCTTTGAGGAGACCCCCGACCCGGCCAAGTTCGGGATGAGGTACTGGGGAATCGCGGCCGCCCTTCAGAGTGGAA ACGACGAACACTGGGTGATTGACACCGACTACGAAAACTACGCCATCCACTACTCGTGCAGAGAGGTGGCCGCTGACGGCACGTGCCACGACAGCTACTCCTTCATTTTCTCCCGTCATCCCGACGGCCTGAGGCCACAGGACCAGCAAATCGTCACCACGAAGAAGAACGAGATCTGCCTTTTGGGCAAATACAGACGCGTCTCGCACAACG gTTACTGCGAGAACAGCGAGAACTTTTACAGGCAGTGA
- the pde6c gene encoding cone cGMP-specific 3',5'-cyclic phosphodiesterase subunit alpha': MADKGSVEKYLENNPQFAKEYFDKKLRAEALTAAFSAALDVKDTASFKDVNSVQEAAIIFELIQELQKPGDMEKPLHKVLQRVALILQADRVSFYMCRSRNGIPELATSLFDVTPTSKYEGNLVHPQGEIVFPLDMGIVGFTAHCKKPQNVPDVSKNPKFCDFVDKQTGYKTKCMLTFPLTVDKECLGVVMALNKIGADQFTPEDEALFHKYMNFTQVIALQHYTTYMFNVESRRSQVLLWSASKVFEELTDIERQFHKALYTVRTYLQCERYSVGLLDMTKEKEFYDEWPVKLGDVEPYKGPKTPDGREVIFYKIIDYLLEGKEEIKVIPAPPADHWALVSGLPTYVAENGFICNMMNVAADDFFTFQKEAVDDTGFVIKNVLSLPIVNKKEEIVGIATFFNRKDGKPFDEHDEQITEALTQFLGWSVLVCDTYDRLNRMEYRKDIAQEMLMCQTRCTPEELQSILNTKEKFDSEPEDCDQKEMYKLLRATCPVANNVNGEDLYKFSFSDFPVSEFGLIKAGIRMFFELGVVEKFKVPAETLTRWMYTVRKGYRAITYHNWRHGFNVGHTMFCLLQTGRLRKYYSDLDAFAMVAAAFCHDIDHRGTNNLYQTKSSHPLAKLHGSSIMERHHLEYSKTLMAEESLNIFSGLQKRQFENVQHLFDVCIIATDLALYFKKRTMFQNIVNATEPMAEEKEAIAYVSNNATRKEIVMAMMMTGCDLSAITKPWEVQSKVALMVAAEFWEQGDLERSVLDQQPIPMMDRNCAEQLPKMQCGFIDFVCSFVYKEFSRFHKEITPMFDGLKNNRAHWNEQAEVYNAKMKAIEDQKKKLEEEEARKSGDGGKSKTCTIC; the protein is encoded by the exons ATGGCAGACAAGGGTAGCGTGGAGAAGTACCTGGAGAACAACCCGCAGTTCGCCAAAGAGTACTTTGACAAGAAGCTGCGTGCCGAGGCCCTGACCGCCGCCTTCTCCGCGGCTCTGGATGTCAAAGACACTGCTTCCTTCAAGGATGTTAACTCCGTGCAGGAGGCCGCCATCATCTTCGAGCTGATCCAGGAGCTGCAGAAGCCGGGGGACATGGAGAAGCCCCTGCACAAGGTGCTGCAGAGGGTCGCCCTGATCCTGCAGGCGGACAGGGTCAGTTTTTACATGTGCCGCTCTCGAAACGGAATACCCGAGCTCGCCACCTCGCTCTTTGACGTGACCCCGACCTCCAAGTACGAGGGCAACCTGGTGCATCCGCAGGGGGAGATCGTGTTCCCCCTGGACATGGGCATTGTCGGGTTCACTGCGCACTGCAAAAAGCCCCAAAATGTCCCTGACGTCTCAAAG AATCCAAAGTTCTGTGACTTTGTGGACAAACAGACTGGATACAAGACCAAGTGCATGCTCACGTTCCCTCTAACCGTGGACAAGGAATGTCTCGGAGTCGTCATGGCTCTGAACAAAATAGGAGCCGATCAGTTCACTCCCGAGGACGAGGCT CTCTTCCACAAATACATGAACTTTACCCAAGTCATCGCCCTGCAGCACTACACAACCTACATGTTCAACGTGGAGTCCAGGAGGAGTCAG GTGCTGCTCTGGTCGGCCAGTAAAGTGTTTGAGGAGCTGACGGACATTGAGAGACAGTTCCACAAAGCGCTCTACACTGTTAGGACCTATCTACAATGTGAGCGATACTCAGTGGGCCTGTTGGACATGACCAAAGAGAAG GAATTCTATGATGAATGGCCAGTGAAACTGGGAGACGTGGAACCTTATAAAGGCCCAAAAACACCAGACGGCAGG GAAGTCATCTTTTACAAGATCATCGACTACCTCCTGGAAGGCAAAGAGGAAATCAAAGTCATACC tgcTCCACCTGCAGATCACTGGGCTTTAGTCAGCGGACTGCCGACCTACGTGGCAGAGAATGGCTTC ATTTGCAACATGATGAACGTGGCTGCAGACGACTTCTTCACTTTCCAG AAAGAGGCCGTGGACGACACAGGTTTCGTCATCAAGAACGTCCTGTCGCTGCCCATCGTCAACAAGAAGGAAGAGATTGTGGGCATCGCCACTTTCTTCAACAGGAAAGATGGCAAACCGTTTGACGAACACGATGAGCAGATCACCGAG GCCCTGACTCAGTTCCTTGGCTGGTCCGTGCTGGTCTGCGACACCTACGACAGGCTGAACCGAATGGAGTACAGGAAAGACATCGCCCAGGAGATGCTCATGTGCCAGACCAGGTGCACCCCGGAAGAGCTGCAGTCCATCCTG AACACCAAAGAGAAGTTCGACTCGGAGCCTGAAGACTGCGACCAGAAGGAGATGTACAAACTGTTG AGGGCAACCTGCCCGGTGGCCAACAACGTCAACGGGGAGGATCTGTACAAGTTCTCCTTCAGCGACTTCCCCGTGTCAGAGTTCGGCCTCATCAAAGCCGGCATTCGCATGTTCTTCGAGCTCGGAGTGGTCGAGAAGTTTAAAGTCCCCGCGGAG ACGCTGACGAGGTGGATGTACACAGTGAGGAAGGGTTACCGTGCCATCACCTACCACAACTGGAGGCACGGCTTCAACGTGGGCCACACCATGTTCTGCCTGCTCCAG ACAGGGAGGCTGAGGAAGTACTACTCCGATCTAGATGCCTTTGCCATGGTGGCTGCTGCTTTCTGCCATGATATCGACCACAGAGGAACCAACAACCTCTACCAGACCAA GAGTTCACATCCTCTGGCCAAACTTCACGGCTCCTCCATCATGGAGAGGCACCACCTGGAGTACAGCAAGACCCTCATGGCAGAGGAG AGCCTGAACATCTTCAGCGGCCTCCAGAAGCGTCAGTTTGAGAATGTGCAGCACTTGTTTGACGTCTGCATCATCGCCACTGATCTGGCCCTTTACTTCAA GAAGAGAACCATGTTTCAAAACATCGTGAACGCCACCGAGCCGATGGCGGAAGAAAAGGAGGCCATCGCCTACGTCTCCAACAACGCCACCAGGAAGGAAATCGTCAT GGCCATGATGATGACAGGCTGCGACTTGTCAGCTATCACCAAACCCTGGGAGGTTCAGAGCAAG GTGGCGCTGATGGTCGCTGCTGAGTTCTGGGAACAGGGCGACTTGGAGAGAAGTGTTTTGGACCAACAGCCAATT CCCATGATGGACAGAAACTGTGCCGAGCAGCTTCCCAAGATGCAGTGCGGTTTCATCGACTTCGTGTGCTCGTTTGTATACAAG GAGTTCTCCAGGTTTCACAAAGAGATCACACCCATGTTTGACGGCCTGAAGAACAACAGGGCACACTGGAACGAGCAGGCCGAGGTGTACAACGCCAAGATGAAGGCCATCGAGGaccagaagaagaaactggaagaagaggaggccaggaaat CTGGTGACGGAGGGAAGTCAAAGACCTGCACCATCTGCTGA
- the fra10ac1 gene encoding protein FRA10AC1, whose product MDLVKVHGAGGYDSDFSDDDVQGETSDRGLKRKREEEILQKPFAKARHSKVAHRSLHTNELDREEARNRRAHLISMNAFERHKKFVGDYILYYGGKMADLKRDVAKDKTDLDVLRENHRFLWRDEDEDDLTWEQELAKKYYDKLFKEYCIADLSRYKENKFGFRWRTESEVVSGKGQFQCGNKRCEKQEGLKSWEVNFAYVEHSEKRNALVKLRLCPECSFKLNYHHKRKEVKAKTKTERLSEENQEPPLKKSRKRKRSSSHSKKHKTKRRRDRSASSSSSEESKNSDKDSEAEDGDQSEAVHWRGPAPAVEEKSREEEFDEYFEDMFL is encoded by the exons ATGGATCTAGTGAAG gtGCACGGAGCCGGTGGCTACGACTCGGACTTCAGTGACGATGACGTGCAGGGGGAGACCTCAGACAGAGGCCTTAAGAG GAAAAGGGAAGAGGAAATCTTACAGAAGCCGTTCGCGAAAGCTCGTCACTCCAAGGTGGCTCACCGGAGTTTACACACTAATGAGCTGGACAG aGAGGAGGCCAGGAACAGGAGAGCCCACCTGATATCAATGAATGCT TTTGAGCGACATAAGAAGTTTGTTGGTGACTACATACTTTATTATGGAGGAAAGATGGCTGACCTCAAACGCGATGT AGCTAAAGACAAAACAGATCTGGATGTGCTGCGTGAGAATCATCGGTTCCTCTGGagggacgaggacgaggacgactTGACATG GGAGCAAGAACTCGCCAAGAAGTATTATGACAAGCTGTTTAAAGAGTACTGCATAGCGGATCTCAGCAGATACAAGGAAAATAAG TTTGGATTTCGTTGGCGGACTGAGAGTGAAGTCGTCTCTGGCAAAG GTCAGTTCCAGTGTGGAAACAAACGCTGCGAGAAGCAGGAAGGCCTGAAAAGCTGGGAGGTGAATTTTGCTTATGTGGAACACAGCGAGAAGAGGAACGCATTGGTCAAACTCA GACTCTGCCCCGAATGCTCTTTCAAACTCAACTACCATCACAA GAGGAAAGAAGTgaaagcaaagacaaagacGGAACGTTTATCAGAGGAGAACCAGGAGCCGCCGCTGAAGAAGagtaggaagaggaagaggtcgtcTTCACATTCCAAGAAGCACAAAACCAAGAGGCGAAGAG ATCGCTCTGCCTCTTCCAGTAGCTCAGAGGAGTCAAAGAACTCGGAcaaag ACTCTGAAGCTGAGGACGGGGACCAATCGGAGGCTGTCCACTGGCGAGGACCCGCCCCTGCGGTGGAGGAAAAGTCAAG ggaggaggagtttgACGAGTACTTTGAAGACATGTTTCTTTGA